TTAAGACAAAGTATTGAAAAGGCAAAAAGCTTTGATTTTGAACTAGATGGTGCGGTTATGGCAAGTGATGCATTTTTCCCTTTTCCAGATTGTGTAGAGATTGCAGACCAAGCAGGAATTTCTGCCGTTATACAACCTGGCGGTTCAATAAAAGATCAATTAAGCATAGATTACTGTAATGACCATAAAATAGCTATGGTAATGACAGGAACACGCCATTTTAAACACTAAATTTTATACATTTACGAAATTTCTTAACCACAACACATAAATGGGACTTTTTGATTTTCTAACTGAAGAAGTTGCAATTGACCTTGGAACTGCAAACACACTCATTATTCACAATGACAAAGTTGTTGTAGATAGCCCGTCAATAGTAGCAAGAGACCGCACTACTGGCAAAATAATTGCCGTAGGACGTGAAGCTGCAATGATGCAAGGAAAGACCCACGAAAACATTAAAACCATACGCCCATTAAAAGATGGTGTTATTGCAGATTTTGATGCGAGTGAACAGATGATAAAAATGTTTATTCAAGAAATACCTGCATTAAAGAAAAAGTTCTTTCGCCCAGATTTAAGAATGGTTATTTGTATTCCTTCTGGAATAACAGAGGTAGAAATGCGAGCGGTTAAGGAAAGTGCAGAACGTGTTAAGGGTAAAGAAGTATATCTTATTCACGAACCTATGGCAGCTGCTATAGGTATTGGTGTAGACATTATGCAACCAAAAGGAAATATGATTGTAGATATAGGTGGTGGTACCACAGAGATTGCAGTTATAGCTCTTGGTGGTATTGTTTGTGACAAATCTGTTAAGATTGCAGGAGATGTATTTACAAATGATATTGTATACTATATGCGTACACAGCATAACTTATATGTTGGAGAACGTACTGCAGAAAAAATTAAGATACAAATAGGTGCTGCTACAGAAGATTTAGAGGTGCCACCAGAAGATATGAGCGTGCAAGGCCGTGATTTATTAACTGGTAAACCTAAGCAAGTACAAATTTCTCATAGAGAAATAGCTAAAGCATTAGACAAATCTATTCTTAGAATTGAAGATGCTGTGATGGAAACCTTAGGGCAAACGCCTCCAGAACTTGCTGCAGATATTTACAATACTGGTATTTATCTTGCAGGTGGTGGTTCTATGTTACGTGGATTAGATAAACGTTTATCACAAAAAACAGACTTACCTGTGTATATTGCAGAAGACCCATTACGTGCTGTAGTTAGAGGAACAGGTATAACACTAAAAAATTTAAGCAGATACAAAGGCGTACTTCTTAAATAAAAATAAATCTTATGCAGCAAATACTCAGCTTCCTTATTCGGAACAAAAATACCTTGCTGTTTCTTTTCTTGTTTGCTATATCATTAGCGTTTACTGTTGAGTCTCACTCCTATCATAAAAGTAAATGGATAAGCTCTACCAACTTTTTAAGCGGCAATGTTTTTGGTTTTGGCTCATCTATAGATTCTTACTTTAATCTTAGAGACGTAAATACAACATTAGTAAAAGAAAACCAGCAATTACGATTGCAGTTAGAACGATTTAAATCTATACCAATAGACACAAGTTTTACAGATACTGCAACCTATAACTCACCTTATAAATTTTATAATGCTACTGTAATTGCCAATAGCTTTTCAAAAAAGGACAATTATATTCTTATAAACAAAGGACAAAAAGATAGCATTAAACCAGATATGGGCGTAATTACACCGAATGGTTTATTAGGGATTATTGAAAACACATCTTCTAATTATTCTAGAATTATTTCAATATTAAATAGCAACCTTGAAATTAATGTAGGTTTAAAAAAATCTGACCATTTTGGAACATTAAGTTGGAATGGCGAGTCTCCTTACAAAGCTCAACTTATAGATGTTGGTAGATTAGCACCTGTAAAAGTTGGTGATACTATTATAACTTCAGGTAACTCATCAATTTTTCCAAAAGGTATTCCTGTAGGAAAAATCAGTGATTTTAGCTTAGACCAAAGTAAAAGTTACTATAAAATTAATGTTGAACTTTTTAACGACATGACTGGCATAGGTCCTGTATATGTTATTGAAAACTTAATGAAACCAGAATTAGATTCACTTAAAAACTCAACAATATTAAATGAATAATCCATTTATACATATTGTCCGTTTTGTGGTTTTAATCTTACTACAGGTATTATTATTAAATGACATTAATTTTTTAGGGTATATAAATCCTTACCTATATATTTTATTCATCATTTTATTACCTGCAGGTATTAATCAAACTCGCTTGTT
This region of Croceibacter atlanticus HTCC2559 genomic DNA includes:
- a CDS encoding rod shape-determining protein, with product MGLFDFLTEEVAIDLGTANTLIIHNDKVVVDSPSIVARDRTTGKIIAVGREAAMMQGKTHENIKTIRPLKDGVIADFDASEQMIKMFIQEIPALKKKFFRPDLRMVICIPSGITEVEMRAVKESAERVKGKEVYLIHEPMAAAIGIGVDIMQPKGNMIVDIGGGTTEIAVIALGGIVCDKSVKIAGDVFTNDIVYYMRTQHNLYVGERTAEKIKIQIGAATEDLEVPPEDMSVQGRDLLTGKPKQVQISHREIAKALDKSILRIEDAVMETLGQTPPELAADIYNTGIYLAGGGSMLRGLDKRLSQKTDLPVYIAEDPLRAVVRGTGITLKNLSRYKGVLLK
- the mreC gene encoding rod shape-determining protein MreC, which gives rise to MQQILSFLIRNKNTLLFLFLFAISLAFTVESHSYHKSKWISSTNFLSGNVFGFGSSIDSYFNLRDVNTTLVKENQQLRLQLERFKSIPIDTSFTDTATYNSPYKFYNATVIANSFSKKDNYILINKGQKDSIKPDMGVITPNGLLGIIENTSSNYSRIISILNSNLEINVGLKKSDHFGTLSWNGESPYKAQLIDVGRLAPVKVGDTIITSGNSSIFPKGIPVGKISDFSLDQSKSYYKINVELFNDMTGIGPVYVIENLMKPELDSLKNSTILNE